In Rutidosis leptorrhynchoides isolate AG116_Rl617_1_P2 chromosome 2, CSIRO_AGI_Rlap_v1, whole genome shotgun sequence, one genomic interval encodes:
- the LOC139888264 gene encoding uncharacterized mitochondrial protein AtMg00300-like, whose amino-acid sequence MRNDVACKVVGIGTIQIKMYDGTVRTLTDVRHVPELKKNLISLGTLDSIGCEYRARGGVLKVSRGALVVMKGERCNGLYLLKGSMVTGASGVSSSAKDVDTTKLWHMRLGHMSERGMMELSKRGLLCGQNIGRLEFCSIVYSENRAE is encoded by the coding sequence ATGAGAAACGATGTAGCTTGTAAGGTTGTTGGTATAGGAACGATCCAAATCAAGATGTATGATGGCACGGTGAGGACGTTGACAGATGTCAGGCATGTTCCAGAATTGAAGAAGAATCTTATTTCCTTGGGTACACTGGACTCCATCGGCTGCGAGTATCGAGCCCGAGGTGGAGTACTAAAAGTCTCTAGAGGTGCACTTGTCGTGATGAAAGGTGAAAGGTGTAACGGCCTTTACCTGTTAAAAGGTAGCATGGTTACTGGTGCATCTGGAGTTTCTTCATCGGCTAAAGATGTAGATACCACCAAGTTATGGCACATGCGCCTTGGGCACATGAGCGAGAGAGGAATGATGGAGCTTAGTAAACGAGGTTTGTTGTGCGGTCAGAATATCGGAAGATTGGAATTCTGCAGCATTGTGTATTCGGAAAACAGAGCCGAATAA
- the LOC139891387 gene encoding xyloglucan 6-xylosyltransferase 2-like, translating to MLDRVFGTRRTRQIQRLLRNGKVTILCLVLTIVVLRGNLGAGKFGTPEQDFKEIRETFYQYRGKRTEPRRVLEEIQTETTSSEGNTNNYAEFDINKLFVDEEDDVKKDPNLPYSIGPKISDWDEQRSEWLKQNPNFPNFVNENKPRVLLVTGSSPKPCENPVGDHYLLKSIKNKIDYCRVHGIEIFYNMALLDAEMAGFWAKLPLIRKLLLSHPEVEFLWWMDSDAMFTDMAFEVPWERYKDRNLVLHGWNEMVYDEKNWIGLNTGSFLLRNCQWSLDLLDVWAPMGPKGKIRTEAGKLLTRELKDRPVFEADDQSAMVWILASQKDKWANKVYLENHYYLHGYWGILVDKYEEMIASYHPGLGDHRWPLVTHFVGCKPCGKFGDYPVERCLKQMDRAFNFGDNQILQMYGFTHKSLASRRVKRTRNDTNNPLEVKDELGLLHPAYKAVKVSSSA from the coding sequence ATGCTGGATCGTGTATTCGGTACGCGCCGGACACGTCAAATTCAACGGCTGCTACGTAACGGAAAGGTTACAATACTATGTTTGGTTCTCACGATCGTTGTCCTACGTGGCAACCTCGGTGCCGGAAAATTCGGTACGCCGGAGCAGGATTTTAAAGAGATCCGAGAAACGTTTTATCAGTACCGAGGTAAGCGCACTGAACCTCGCCGTGTTTTAGAAGAAATACAAACTGAAACGACGTCGTCTGagggtaatactaataattatgctgaatttgatattaataaattatttgttgatgaagaagatgatgtgaaAAAGGATCCTAATTTGCCTTATAGTATTGGACCTAAAATATCAGATTGGGATGAACAAAGAAGTGAATGGTTGAAACAAAACCCTAATTTTCCTAATTTTGTAAATGAGAATAAGCCTAGGGTTTTGTTGGTTACTGGATCATCGCCCAAACCGTGTGAGAATCCGGTTGGTGATCATTATCTGTTGAAATCAATTAAGAATAAGATTGATTACTGTAGGGTTCATGGGATTGAGATATTTTATAATATGGCGTTACTCGACGCCGAAATGGCGGGATTTTGGGCGAAATTGCCGTTGATTAGGAAACTTTTGTTGAGTCATCCTGAAGTTGAGTTCTTATGGTGGATGGATAGTGATGCTATGTTTACTGATATGGCGTTTGAGGTACCGTGGGAACGATATAAAGATCGGAACTTGGTGTTGCACGGTTGGAACGAAATGGTGTATGATGAAAAGAATTGGATTGGGTTGAATACGGGTAGTTTCTTGTTAAGAAATTGTCAGTGGTCGTTGGATTTGTTGGACGTGTGGGCCCCGATGGGTCCGAAAGGGAAGATCAGGACTGAAGCAGGGAAGCTTTTGACTAGAGAGCTTAAAGATCGACCCGTGTTTGAAGCGGATGATCAGTCTGCAATGGTTTGGATATTGGCTTCGCAGAAGGATAAATGGGCGAATAAGGTTTATTTGGAGAATCATTATTACCTTCATGGTTATTGGGGGATTTTGGTTGATAAGTATGAAGAAATGATTGCGAGTTACCATCCTGGTCTTGGTGATCATAGATGGCCGCTTGTTACTCATTTTGTCGGGTGTAAACCTTGTGGAAAATTCGGTGATTACCCTGTTGAAAGATGTTTGAAACAAATGGATCGCGCGTTTAATTTTGGAGATAATCAGATTTTGCAGATGTATGGGTTTACTCATAAGTCGCTTGCTAGCAGGAGGGTGAAGCGAACtagaaatgatactaataatccTCTTGAAGTGAAAGATGAACTTGGTTTGCTTCACCCTGCATATAAAGCTGTTAAGGTATCATCATCGGCTTGA